Proteins encoded by one window of Chondromyces crocatus:
- a CDS encoding efflux RND transporter permease subunit, whose protein sequence is MRPSPEPEHARGLGVVTAILRRLLETVALASFRRPLVSVTFVALFGLLGTWATGKLRLDPDITQLLPPDYPSVQGVEALRARFGGVGNVVLLVEGGDLAARRHFADAIAPRLEQLDSVQFVDHRFPAEFFEDRALYFMEQADLEVLRDRLDARRRWEIERSLVDLDDEPPPSVDFSDLEEKYRHRLEHTGATRSGPYYENESGTALAIFVRPTRLASDLDFSRQVVGDVQQVIDEVRRTEPAADLRIELTGRYPKRVDLQTLLSHDLALTSALATALVIAWVALHFRRLLAVGLVLAPLYVGLTLAYGVASALFGTLNILTAFIGAILLGIGIDHGIHILGRYEEERRAGASDEGAIQIAFGESGRVSVAAGLTTASAFLCLTWTDFRAFREFGLLAGAGTILVLLSYVTALPGLLGLLARFAPRLSAASKGITLPGVSWMRRAAPVLFFGLGALTLVTVTQIPRAHFDADFSRLDDADLPSFRRDKEVNAMLGRSQTPLVILADSDAEAQEAADIVRGQMKQLGPEATIGTVATRGDLLPPDQQAKFPTLQQIDRIASRFESATLEPKDRDQLAKLRRAASHEPFAPEDLPPSLRHAFEPRAGSGPAHFVLLYPTVSMGEAAAVRRLAAQLGPISLRSGKAVSTAGEPMVMADVLAAVERDAPRIFLLTCAFVFMTLLLTLGKVRLALLALAPALLTLAVTVGLLPVVGLDLNYLNMIILPILLGIGVDDGAHLVARIDAGEPLEDVWRHTGWDITGAILTDVFGFGVLALASHPGLASLGHLALLGLSVNFVACVVFLPAGLALLGRLQARRARLTAPAEPSAGAPSDSSSAVPSSRS, encoded by the coding sequence ATGCGCCCCAGTCCTGAACCCGAACACGCGCGCGGGCTCGGTGTCGTCACTGCGATCCTCCGCCGCCTCCTCGAAACGGTCGCCCTCGCCTCGTTCCGCCGTCCTCTCGTCTCCGTCACGTTCGTCGCCCTCTTCGGGCTGCTGGGGACCTGGGCGACGGGAAAGCTGCGCCTCGATCCCGACATCACCCAGCTCCTGCCCCCCGACTATCCGAGCGTGCAAGGGGTGGAGGCGCTTCGTGCCCGCTTCGGCGGCGTCGGCAACGTCGTCCTGCTGGTCGAGGGCGGAGACCTCGCGGCACGTCGTCACTTCGCCGACGCGATCGCGCCGCGGCTCGAGCAGCTCGACAGTGTCCAGTTCGTCGATCATCGGTTTCCCGCCGAGTTCTTCGAGGACCGCGCGCTGTACTTCATGGAGCAGGCGGATCTCGAGGTGCTGCGAGACCGGCTCGACGCCCGGCGCCGCTGGGAGATCGAGCGCTCGCTCGTCGATCTCGACGACGAGCCGCCTCCGTCGGTCGATTTCTCCGATCTCGAGGAAAAATACCGTCACCGGCTCGAGCACACGGGCGCGACGCGCTCCGGCCCTTACTACGAGAATGAGTCGGGGACCGCGCTCGCGATCTTCGTGCGGCCCACGCGTCTGGCCTCGGATCTCGACTTCTCTCGTCAGGTCGTGGGTGACGTCCAGCAGGTCATCGACGAGGTGCGCCGCACGGAGCCCGCAGCCGATCTGCGGATCGAGCTGACGGGTCGCTACCCGAAGCGCGTGGATCTACAGACGCTCCTCTCGCACGACCTCGCGCTCACGTCGGCGCTGGCGACAGCGCTGGTCATTGCCTGGGTCGCGCTGCACTTCAGGCGGTTGCTCGCCGTCGGCCTCGTGCTGGCACCGCTGTACGTGGGGCTGACGCTTGCATATGGCGTCGCCAGCGCGCTGTTCGGGACGCTCAACATCCTCACGGCGTTCATCGGCGCGATCCTCCTCGGGATTGGCATCGACCACGGCATCCACATCCTCGGGCGGTACGAGGAGGAGCGAAGAGCAGGAGCCTCCGACGAGGGAGCCATCCAGATTGCCTTCGGAGAATCTGGACGTGTCTCGGTCGCCGCCGGCTTGACCACCGCGTCTGCCTTCCTGTGCCTCACGTGGACGGACTTCCGGGCATTCCGCGAGTTCGGCTTGCTCGCGGGTGCGGGTACCATCCTGGTGCTGCTCTCGTACGTGACGGCGCTGCCCGGGCTCCTCGGTCTCCTCGCGCGCTTCGCTCCCCGTCTGTCGGCGGCGAGCAAGGGGATCACCTTGCCCGGCGTCTCCTGGATGCGCCGCGCCGCTCCGGTGCTGTTCTTCGGGCTCGGTGCCCTGACGCTGGTCACGGTGACCCAGATCCCCCGCGCTCATTTCGATGCCGATTTCTCGCGGCTCGATGATGCCGATCTCCCCAGCTTTCGCCGCGACAAAGAGGTCAACGCGATGCTGGGTCGATCACAGACCCCGCTCGTCATCCTGGCCGACTCGGACGCCGAGGCGCAGGAAGCCGCCGACATCGTCCGGGGCCAGATGAAGCAGCTCGGTCCGGAGGCCACGATCGGGACCGTCGCGACACGTGGCGATCTCCTTCCCCCGGATCAGCAGGCGAAGTTTCCCACGCTGCAGCAGATCGACCGCATCGCGTCACGCTTCGAGAGCGCGACGCTAGAACCCAAAGATCGCGATCAGCTCGCCAAGCTCCGAAGAGCGGCCAGCCATGAGCCCTTCGCGCCAGAGGACTTGCCGCCGTCGCTCCGGCACGCCTTCGAGCCGCGCGCTGGCTCGGGACCAGCTCACTTCGTCCTGCTCTACCCGACGGTGAGCATGGGTGAGGCCGCGGCCGTGAGGCGGCTCGCGGCTCAGCTCGGACCGATCTCGTTGCGCTCGGGGAAGGCGGTCTCGACGGCCGGCGAGCCGATGGTGATGGCCGATGTGCTCGCCGCCGTGGAGCGCGATGCGCCGCGCATCTTCCTGCTCACCTGCGCGTTCGTGTTCATGACGCTCCTGCTCACGCTCGGCAAGGTGCGCCTGGCGCTGCTCGCCCTCGCACCGGCGCTCCTCACCCTGGCGGTGACGGTCGGTCTGCTGCCGGTGGTCGGGCTCGATCTGAACTACCTCAACATGATCATCCTGCCGATCCTGCTCGGGATCGGCGTGGACGACGGGGCGCACCTGGTGGCGCGGATCGACGCTGGCGAGCCGCTCGAAGACGTCTGGCGCCACACGGGGTGGGACATCACCGGCGCCATCCTGACCGATGTCTTCGGGTTCGGTGTGCTCGCGCTCGCGTCCCACCCGGGGCTCGCCAGCCTCGGCCACCTCGCCCTCCTCGGCCTCAGCGTGAACTTCGTCGCCTGCGTCGTCTTCCTTCCCGCGGGTCTCGCCCTGCTCGGC
- a CDS encoding GtrA family protein has translation MITPWDAQPGTLAALNRVWTAAAPALLLIAYLLLGLAAYGIRGLARGRFRDEEMDTRGLGGLTTARARHFFAWLMRPMWRGLAAAEVPPNAITTLSVGLAIGAGVALAAGRFSLGGWLYVCAGALDFLDGRVARETGRASSGGAALDSVLDRYCESAVLVGLCWYYRTNWVLFPCLLALTGSLFVPYVRARGEALGATMKDVGFMQRPERILVLGLSVALSPIFEALYAPLEVRPVHYLAIVGVGLVAVTSHITAIQRLVHLVHSLGDGESTDHRPLPRSIIVSVLATALDFSVVRLLLRQWGLSAPLATALGCVAGGVLAFLLSRSWVFEADAGPRARQAGRFLFVSGTSAGLNAGGVALLLLLPSMNNQVAWVVTRAVVFLTWNYPLLRDHVFSSALRGESISDASAGPVSLAHAGGRDAPQS, from the coding sequence ATGATCACTCCCTGGGATGCCCAGCCGGGAACGCTCGCTGCTCTGAACCGTGTCTGGACTGCTGCCGCCCCGGCCCTCCTGCTCATCGCCTATCTCCTGCTCGGCCTCGCGGCCTACGGGATCCGCGGCCTGGCGCGTGGTCGCTTCCGCGATGAAGAGATGGACACGCGCGGCCTGGGTGGCCTGACGACGGCGCGCGCGAGGCATTTCTTCGCCTGGCTCATGCGTCCCATGTGGCGTGGGCTCGCCGCGGCCGAGGTGCCACCGAACGCGATCACGACGCTCTCGGTCGGGCTGGCCATCGGGGCGGGGGTCGCGCTCGCGGCAGGGCGCTTCTCTCTCGGCGGGTGGCTCTACGTGTGTGCGGGCGCGCTCGATTTCCTGGATGGTCGTGTGGCGCGCGAGACGGGCCGGGCGTCCTCCGGAGGCGCCGCGCTCGACTCGGTGCTCGACCGCTACTGCGAGTCCGCCGTGCTCGTGGGGTTGTGCTGGTACTACCGCACGAACTGGGTGCTCTTTCCCTGCCTGCTGGCGTTGACCGGCTCTCTCTTCGTGCCGTACGTGCGCGCACGAGGTGAGGCGCTCGGCGCGACGATGAAGGATGTGGGCTTCATGCAGCGGCCGGAGCGCATCCTCGTCCTCGGCCTCTCCGTCGCGTTGAGTCCCATCTTCGAGGCGCTGTATGCGCCGCTGGAGGTGCGCCCGGTGCACTACCTGGCGATCGTCGGCGTCGGGCTGGTCGCCGTCACCTCTCACATCACGGCCATCCAGCGTCTGGTGCACCTCGTGCACTCCCTCGGCGACGGCGAGAGCACCGATCATCGGCCTCTACCCCGCAGCATCATCGTGAGTGTGCTCGCCACCGCCCTCGATTTCAGCGTCGTCCGGTTGCTGCTCCGGCAGTGGGGGCTCTCGGCCCCGCTGGCGACGGCGCTGGGATGTGTTGCGGGAGGCGTGCTGGCCTTCCTGCTCTCGCGCTCCTGGGTCTTCGAGGCCGACGCGGGTCCGCGCGCCCGTCAAGCAGGTCGCTTCCTGTTCGTGTCGGGGACCAGCGCGGGCTTGAACGCTGGCGGTGTCGCGCTGCTGCTCCTCTTGCCTTCCATGAACAACCAGGTCGCCTGGGTGGTCACCCGGGCGGTCGTGTTCCTGACCTGGAACTACCCCCTGCTTCGCGACCACGTGTTCTCGAGTGCCCTGCGTGGCGAGTCGATTTCCGACGCGAGCGCGGGCCCGGTGAGCCTGGCGCATGCCGGAGGAAGAGATGCGCCCCAGTCCTGA
- a CDS encoding inositol-3-phosphate synthase, translating to MTTPSLTIRPPSGKLAVLLPGLGAVATTFIAGVLLARRGLGSPIGSLTQMGTLRLGGPNGERSSLVRDAVPLATMDDLVFGAWDIFPEDALDVARHAEVLESRHLDPIAEELREIQPMKGAFYARYVRRLNGTHVKEASSKAEMVEHLREDIRSFIRRHGAARAVAIWCGSTEVFLPPSAVHQSIEAFEAGLASDDPGISSSQLYAWACIKERVPFANGAPNLTVDFPAAWLLAKEMRVPLAGKDFKTGQTLLKTILAPGIKARSLGVHGWFSTNILGNRDGEVLDDPDNFKTKEASKLGVLEEILQPQQHPELYGDLYHKVRIEYYPPRGDAKEGWDNLDIFGWLGYPMQIKVNFLCRDSILAAPIVLDLALLLDLAARAGLHGTQEWLGFYFKSPMPTPESRPEHDLFIQSMKLKNTLRWMIGESAERPQGGGSFE from the coding sequence ATGACCACGCCCTCCCTGACCATCCGTCCCCCCTCCGGCAAGCTCGCCGTACTCCTCCCGGGCCTCGGTGCGGTGGCGACGACCTTCATCGCCGGCGTGCTCCTCGCTCGCCGCGGCCTCGGGAGCCCCATCGGCTCGTTGACCCAGATGGGCACCCTGCGCCTCGGCGGCCCGAACGGAGAGCGCAGCAGCCTCGTACGTGACGCCGTCCCGCTGGCCACGATGGACGATCTCGTCTTCGGGGCCTGGGACATTTTCCCGGAAGATGCCCTCGATGTCGCCCGGCACGCCGAGGTGCTCGAGTCGCGCCACCTCGACCCGATCGCCGAAGAGCTCCGAGAGATCCAGCCGATGAAGGGCGCGTTCTACGCGCGCTACGTGCGACGCCTCAATGGAACGCACGTCAAGGAGGCGAGCTCCAAGGCGGAGATGGTCGAGCATCTCCGGGAAGACATCCGGAGCTTCATTCGCCGTCACGGCGCTGCCCGCGCCGTCGCCATCTGGTGCGGGAGCACCGAGGTGTTCCTGCCGCCCTCGGCAGTGCACCAGAGCATCGAGGCGTTCGAGGCCGGGCTCGCCAGCGACGATCCTGGCATCTCGAGCTCCCAGCTCTATGCGTGGGCGTGCATCAAGGAGCGCGTCCCCTTCGCCAACGGCGCGCCGAACCTCACCGTCGACTTCCCTGCGGCCTGGCTGCTGGCGAAGGAGATGCGCGTCCCGCTCGCAGGCAAGGACTTCAAGACGGGCCAGACGCTCCTGAAGACGATCCTGGCCCCCGGGATCAAGGCGCGAAGCCTTGGCGTCCACGGGTGGTTCTCCACCAACATCCTCGGCAACCGCGACGGAGAGGTGCTCGACGATCCGGACAACTTCAAGACGAAGGAGGCGTCGAAGCTGGGGGTGCTCGAAGAGATCCTGCAGCCGCAGCAGCACCCGGAGCTTTACGGCGACCTCTATCACAAGGTCCGCATCGAGTATTACCCGCCGCGAGGCGACGCCAAGGAAGGGTGGGACAACCTCGATATCTTCGGGTGGCTCGGCTACCCGATGCAGATCAAGGTGAACTTCCTGTGCCGCGACTCCATCCTCGCAGCTCCCATCGTGCTCGATCTGGCGCTGCTGCTCGATCTCGCGGCGCGAGCTGGCCTCCACGGCACGCAGGAGTGGCTGGGCTTCTACTTCAAGAGCCCGATGCCGACGCCGGAGTCGCGCCCCGAGCACGATCTTTTCATTCAGTCGATGAAGCTGAAGAACACGCTCCGGTGGATGATCGGCGAGAGCGCCGAGCGTCCCCAGGGCGGCGGGTCCTTCGAGTGA
- a CDS encoding phosphatase PAP2 family protein: protein MTLRWPRNGNTWGWLSLGAAPLLLLLIHTALGLRPEHVVLTAACVALSWVGPRARSFLALAAPFVITGLAYDFLRLFIHLRGDVHVGDLYAAERLLFGVPTALGRVALSEVVAKATHPVLDVVTGLVYIFYLVELFAVGGYLWFKDRRRMQRLAWTFALASLLGWITWIAWPAAPPWYVDLHGMGPADLSVPSNPAGGSRFDELLGVNVFASFYARSSNVFGAMPSLHVGYAVLPALATWTLGGKLRTFTAVWAGLMAFSAVYLRHHYILDVLAGIATALVADALVRMAQRAPAESESRVDDVSTEVSA, encoded by the coding sequence ATGACGCTTCGATGGCCGCGCAACGGGAACACCTGGGGATGGCTGTCCCTCGGAGCTGCCCCGCTGCTGCTCCTGCTGATCCACACGGCCCTGGGTCTCCGACCTGAGCACGTCGTCCTCACGGCGGCGTGCGTCGCGCTCTCCTGGGTGGGACCGCGCGCCCGAAGCTTCCTGGCCCTCGCCGCGCCGTTCGTCATCACCGGCCTCGCCTACGATTTCCTGCGTCTGTTCATCCACCTGCGTGGCGATGTCCACGTGGGGGATCTGTACGCCGCCGAGCGGCTCCTGTTCGGGGTCCCCACGGCGCTCGGTCGGGTCGCGCTGAGCGAGGTCGTGGCGAAGGCCACGCACCCCGTGCTCGATGTCGTCACCGGCCTCGTCTACATCTTCTACCTCGTCGAGCTGTTCGCGGTGGGCGGTTACCTGTGGTTCAAGGACCGTCGACGGATGCAGCGGCTCGCCTGGACCTTCGCCCTCGCCAGCTTGCTGGGGTGGATCACCTGGATCGCCTGGCCAGCAGCGCCGCCCTGGTACGTGGATCTCCACGGGATGGGCCCCGCCGACCTCTCCGTGCCCTCGAACCCTGCCGGAGGGTCGCGCTTCGACGAGCTGCTCGGGGTGAATGTCTTCGCTTCGTTCTACGCGCGCAGCTCCAACGTGTTCGGGGCCATGCCCTCTCTCCACGTCGGGTATGCCGTGCTCCCGGCGCTCGCGACCTGGACGCTCGGCGGAAAGCTCCGCACCTTCACCGCGGTCTGGGCCGGCCTCATGGCCTTCTCCGCGGTGTACCTACGACACCACTACATCCTCGACGTGCTGGCGGGCATCGCCACGGCGCTCGTCGCCGACGCCCTCGTCCGAATGGCCCAGCGTGCTCCGGCGGAGTCGGAGTCGCGCGTCGACGACGTATCGACGGAGGTCTCCGCATGA
- a CDS encoding TetR/AcrR family transcriptional regulator, translated as MARGRPPMITDERLLEIARQVFLERGIRATTADVAERAGVSEATVFHRYKTKDALFRAAMDFDIERPPPFLTALEQKVGHGDPAEHLFDVGMAALASGRERIPLMMMSWSNPEAMLHRLSGCEGLFRVYELLIRYVEAESRAGRLHPAVDARIFAFMFHGSIQGYLMLELIAPRSVMPPDTFVRGMVNVLLGQRTGPSRGASRKKRASSSAPKKRGVLPAGPKRRTSPAPKTVSSRERKVVASPKKKKRAASSEATTSGRAAHKTGVTEPVIRRRPHTPQKETS; from the coding sequence ATGGCCCGCGGCCGTCCTCCGATGATCACCGACGAGCGGCTCCTGGAGATCGCTCGCCAGGTCTTTCTGGAGCGGGGCATCCGTGCCACCACGGCCGACGTGGCCGAGCGCGCCGGCGTTTCCGAGGCGACGGTGTTCCATCGGTACAAGACGAAGGACGCCCTCTTCCGAGCGGCGATGGACTTCGACATCGAACGTCCGCCGCCATTTCTCACCGCGCTGGAGCAGAAGGTCGGGCACGGGGACCCGGCCGAGCACCTCTTCGATGTGGGCATGGCGGCGCTCGCATCCGGGCGGGAGCGCATCCCGCTGATGATGATGTCGTGGTCCAACCCGGAGGCCATGCTCCATCGGCTGAGCGGGTGCGAAGGGCTCTTCAGGGTCTATGAGTTGCTCATCCGCTACGTCGAAGCGGAGTCGCGCGCAGGCCGGCTCCACCCCGCCGTCGACGCGCGGATCTTCGCCTTCATGTTCCACGGGAGCATCCAGGGCTACCTGATGCTCGAGCTCATCGCGCCTCGCTCCGTGATGCCTCCGGACACGTTCGTGCGAGGGATGGTGAACGTCTTGCTGGGCCAGAGGACCGGGCCTTCCAGAGGAGCGTCGCGCAAGAAGAGAGCCTCCTCTTCGGCGCCCAAGAAGCGAGGTGTTCTTCCCGCAGGCCCGAAGAGGCGCACCTCTCCAGCTCCCAAGACGGTCTCTTCCCGGGAGCGAAAGGTCGTTGCCTCTCCGAAGAAGAAAAAAAGGGCCGCTTCATCCGAGGCCACGACCTCGGGAAGGGCGGCCCACAAAACCGGGGTGACCGAACCTGTCATCCGGCGGCGCCCTCACACTCCTCAGAAGGAAACGTCATGA
- a CDS encoding UvrD-helicase domain-containing protein — protein sequence MTTQPQKATAAGAESAASPAGATATSQAATSQAATSQVATSQVATTGRVLPDGEARRRIREDLRSTLIVEAAAGTGKTTALVSRIVEVLRRAPEEGGGTLDRIVAVTFTEKAAGEMKLRLRAGIEHARALAAERPDERGRLEAALAHLEAARIGTIHSFCADLLREQPVEALVDPLFQVAADDEAQSLFDQAFDAWFQRALSEPPEGVRRILRRRSRADSNGPRALLRDSAWRLADHRDFGCPWRRDPFPRTQAIDAVIDELTALAALAAHAESESDYLAQNLFKLGRYLAELQRREEVTGERDHDGLEAELVELGRWKEWRWRGGGKYYGGGLTRAEVLTQRDRAKAALDDLLMRLNADLAACLHRELRPPIQAYEVLKTRAGRLDFLDLLLRTRDLLRRGRAVREELQRRFTHLFVDEFQDTDPLQAEILILLAADHPRETDWTRAQVIPGKLFVVGDPKQSIYRFRRADVALYEATKLRLVSSGAEVLYLSTSFRSVPSIQEAVNAAFAPLMQGAATSASSTDEVSDGSRSTVQSPATQAQYVALERFRDDPPGQPAIVALAVPRPYGEYGRIVDFKVRESIPSAVAAFIHHAIQARRWMVTERERPNERVPLEARHVCLLFKRFQTFGEDTTRAYVRALEARRIPHVLVGGRSFHEREEVMAVRNALTAIEWPDDELSVYATLRGPLFALTDDVLLLYRHRFRSLHPLIAQDEADLAFTSTAGGQPLAEVGVALSVLGRLHRQRNRRSIADTLGLLLEETRAHAGIAIWPTGEQALANVLRVMDLGRRFENSGATSFRAFVERLAADAERGEAAEAPVVEEGTEGVRIMTVHRAKGLEFPVVILADPTTPAVHQNPSRYVDPERGLWAESIAGCLPVELWDRREEVLRRDREESVRLAYVAATRARELLVVPAVGDATGTTIGEPWLDVLNPVLFPQPKQRRHPTASPGCPPFGPDSVLERPARAEASERDSVAPGQHAPQRGRHGVVWWDPHTLDLDREPAAGLRQQRILQADDDGALSSASEKAHEGWLSDRSHAIQSGAIASLRVRGVSTLSKEVARRASEAEEAAQRATEVERAPRSAGEVVEPLAPDATSPPPSLAPLPPLDTTPREITFDATVVRRRGRPRGNRFGTLVHSVLAEVELEAERPQIAAVAETQARILGATSDELDAAVDSALIALQHPLLRRAAESARRGDCVREMPVMLTLADGTVVEGSVDLAFREETAGTALWTVVDFKTDLDPTDSSVRYETQLRLYAEAIEAATGERAQGIVLAI from the coding sequence GTGACCACGCAGCCGCAGAAGGCCACGGCGGCAGGTGCGGAGAGCGCGGCGAGTCCGGCGGGGGCGACCGCGACGAGCCAGGCGGCGACGAGCCAGGCGGCGACGAGCCAGGTGGCGACGAGCCAGGTGGCGACGACGGGGCGCGTGCTCCCCGATGGGGAGGCGCGGCGTCGGATCCGGGAGGATCTTCGGTCGACGCTCATCGTCGAGGCGGCCGCCGGGACCGGGAAGACGACCGCGCTGGTGTCGCGCATCGTCGAGGTGCTACGGCGCGCGCCCGAGGAAGGTGGCGGCACGCTCGATCGGATCGTGGCGGTCACCTTCACCGAGAAGGCCGCGGGCGAGATGAAGCTCCGCCTGAGGGCGGGGATCGAGCACGCCCGCGCGCTCGCCGCGGAGAGGCCAGACGAGCGCGGTCGGCTCGAAGCCGCTCTCGCGCATCTGGAGGCAGCGCGCATCGGGACGATCCACTCGTTCTGCGCGGACCTCTTGCGCGAGCAGCCGGTGGAGGCGCTCGTGGATCCGCTGTTCCAGGTGGCGGCCGACGACGAGGCGCAGTCGCTCTTCGATCAGGCATTCGATGCGTGGTTCCAGCGCGCCCTGAGTGAGCCTCCCGAAGGGGTACGCCGGATCCTGCGGCGCCGCAGCCGCGCCGACTCGAACGGTCCGCGGGCGCTGCTGCGCGACTCGGCCTGGCGTCTCGCCGATCATCGGGACTTCGGGTGTCCGTGGCGACGCGATCCGTTCCCGCGCACGCAGGCCATCGACGCCGTGATCGACGAGCTGACGGCGCTCGCGGCGCTGGCCGCCCACGCGGAGAGCGAGAGCGACTACCTGGCCCAGAACCTGTTCAAGCTCGGCCGCTACCTGGCCGAACTGCAACGGCGGGAGGAGGTCACCGGCGAGCGCGACCACGATGGGCTCGAGGCAGAGCTGGTGGAGCTGGGTCGCTGGAAAGAGTGGAGGTGGCGCGGTGGCGGCAAGTACTACGGTGGGGGGCTCACTCGCGCCGAAGTCCTGACGCAGCGCGATCGAGCGAAGGCGGCGCTCGACGATCTGCTGATGCGACTCAACGCTGATCTCGCCGCCTGCTTGCACCGTGAGCTGCGCCCGCCCATCCAGGCCTACGAGGTGCTGAAGACGCGCGCCGGGCGCCTCGACTTCCTCGATCTCCTGCTCCGCACGCGGGACCTGCTGCGGCGTGGGCGCGCGGTGCGCGAGGAGCTTCAGCGTAGGTTCACCCACCTCTTCGTCGACGAGTTCCAGGACACCGACCCGCTGCAGGCCGAGATCCTGATCCTGCTCGCGGCCGACCATCCGCGTGAGACCGACTGGACCCGCGCCCAGGTGATCCCGGGCAAGCTGTTCGTCGTCGGCGATCCCAAGCAGTCGATCTACCGGTTCCGTCGCGCCGACGTGGCGCTCTACGAGGCGACGAAGCTGCGCCTGGTCTCGAGCGGCGCGGAGGTCCTGTACCTCAGCACCAGCTTCCGCAGCGTCCCCTCCATCCAGGAGGCCGTGAACGCCGCGTTCGCACCGCTCATGCAAGGAGCGGCAACCTCCGCTTCGTCGACCGACGAGGTGTCGGACGGGTCCCGGTCGACGGTGCAGTCGCCGGCCACCCAGGCGCAGTACGTTGCGCTGGAGCGGTTTCGCGACGATCCGCCTGGACAGCCGGCGATCGTGGCCCTGGCGGTGCCGAGGCCGTACGGGGAGTACGGTCGCATCGTCGATTTCAAGGTGAGGGAGTCCATCCCCAGCGCGGTCGCGGCGTTCATTCACCACGCGATCCAGGCGCGCCGGTGGATGGTGACCGAGCGCGAGCGGCCGAACGAGCGTGTACCCCTCGAAGCCCGCCACGTCTGTCTGCTCTTCAAGCGCTTCCAGACCTTCGGGGAGGACACCACGCGCGCGTACGTGCGCGCCCTGGAGGCGCGACGCATCCCGCACGTGCTGGTGGGCGGGCGCTCGTTTCACGAGCGCGAAGAGGTGATGGCGGTACGCAACGCGCTCACCGCGATCGAGTGGCCCGACGACGAGCTGTCGGTCTACGCGACGCTGAGGGGCCCGCTGTTCGCGCTCACCGACGATGTCCTCTTGCTATACCGGCACCGCTTCCGCTCGCTGCACCCGCTGATCGCACAGGACGAGGCCGACCTCGCGTTCACCTCGACCGCGGGAGGTCAGCCGCTCGCCGAGGTCGGGGTGGCGCTCTCCGTGCTGGGCCGCCTGCACCGGCAGCGCAACCGTCGGTCCATCGCCGACACCCTCGGGCTGCTCCTCGAGGAGACCCGCGCCCACGCGGGCATCGCCATCTGGCCCACGGGGGAGCAAGCGCTCGCCAACGTGCTGCGGGTGATGGATCTCGGGCGGCGGTTCGAGAATAGCGGAGCCACCTCGTTCCGGGCCTTCGTGGAGCGGCTCGCCGCGGACGCGGAGCGGGGCGAGGCCGCCGAAGCGCCGGTCGTCGAGGAGGGAACGGAGGGCGTGCGCATCATGACCGTGCACCGGGCCAAGGGGCTGGAGTTCCCCGTGGTCATCCTCGCCGACCCGACGACGCCAGCGGTCCACCAGAACCCATCGCGGTACGTGGATCCAGAGCGCGGCCTGTGGGCCGAGTCGATCGCCGGGTGCTTGCCGGTGGAGCTGTGGGATCGCCGGGAAGAGGTACTGCGACGGGACCGAGAAGAGTCGGTGCGCCTCGCTTACGTGGCAGCGACGCGGGCCCGAGAGCTGCTCGTCGTCCCCGCCGTGGGCGACGCCACGGGGACGACCATCGGCGAACCCTGGCTCGACGTGCTCAATCCGGTGTTGTTCCCGCAGCCGAAGCAGCGCCGCCACCCAACCGCATCGCCAGGCTGCCCTCCCTTCGGCCCCGACAGCGTGCTCGAGCGGCCGGCACGCGCGGAGGCGAGCGAGCGTGATTCGGTCGCGCCTGGGCAGCACGCGCCGCAGCGAGGCCGTCACGGCGTGGTGTGGTGGGACCCCCACACGCTGGATCTGGATCGCGAGCCGGCGGCGGGTCTCCGGCAGCAGCGCATCCTTCAGGCGGACGACGATGGCGCGCTGTCGAGCGCGAGCGAGAAAGCCCACGAGGGCTGGCTCTCCGACCGGTCGCACGCGATCCAGAGCGGAGCGATCGCGTCGCTCCGTGTGCGCGGGGTGAGCACGCTCAGCAAGGAGGTGGCGCGACGCGCGAGCGAGGCGGAGGAAGCCGCACAACGCGCCACCGAGGTGGAACGAGCGCCGCGGTCCGCGGGCGAGGTGGTCGAGCCTTTGGCGCCCGACGCAACGAGCCCGCCGCCATCGCTCGCGCCGCTGCCTCCGCTGGACACGACGCCGCGCGAGATCACCTTCGATGCGACGGTGGTCAGGCGGCGAGGAAGGCCGCGCGGGAACCGCTTCGGGACGCTGGTGCACAGCGTGCTCGCGGAGGTGGAGCTGGAGGCCGAGCGCCCTCAGATCGCGGCGGTGGCCGAGACCCAGGCGCGCATCCTGGGCGCCACGAGCGACGAGCTGGACGCCGCCGTCGACAGCGCGCTCATCGCACTCCAGCACCCTCTTTTGCGGCGGGCCGCGGAGAGCGCGCGCCGGGGGGACTGTGTGCGCGAGATGCCCGTGATGCTGACGCTCGCGGACGGGACGGTGGTGGAAGGCTCCGTGGATCTCGCGTTTCGCGAGGAAACGGCAGGCACGGCGCTGTGGACCGTGGTGGACTTCAAGACGGACCTGGATCCCACCGACTCGTCGGTGCGTTACGAGACGCAGCTTCGCCTTTACGCAGAGGCCATCGAGGCTGCTACCGGCGAGCGAGCGCAGGGGATCGTGCTGGCGATCTGA